Below is a genomic region from Salinirussus salinus.
CGTCTACGGCCCCGACCAGCCACACTTCCCGCCCGTCCTGAACCGCCTGCTCGCCGCCGTCGGGCGCTTCGAAGTCGTCGCCGGACAGTTCGGCGACGACCGGCCGCTGTCGGTCGAGACGGTCGGCCGGGCCACCTACGCCTGCGCCGTCGGGGACGAGGTCGAGGGCCGCCTCGACGGCCCTGACATCGCCGCCTACCGGTGACCGAGTCGCCCGGTCACTCGGGAAAGAACCGCCCGTGGAAGCCGAAGGGATGGTGGTGCGGGAGCGGGGCGCGGGCCAGTTCCTCCAGCGTGCGGGCGTCGAAGACCAGCAGCATCGACCGCTCGGCGTCGACGTCGAGCGCGGGCGCGAGCACGACGCCGCGGTCCTCGTCGTCTCCCCAGTCCTCGTCGTCTGCCTCGCCGTCGGCGGCGTCGCCGTCCCCCGGACCACCCTCGACGGGGTCGCCGGCCTCGGGGTGACGAACCACTCGCGGTTCCTCGACGTAGACCCCGCGCTCCCACCATTCGCGGGCGCTGCCGGTCTTCGTGTCGACCTTCACGAGGCCGTTCGCGCCCTCGCGGTCGGTCGCCTGCCCGTAGGCGTAGCGGTACTCGCGGGCCCGGACAGCGCGGGGGACCGTCGGGAGTTCCATCCCGCCGTCGTAGAGCCGTTCGCGGGTGACCGCGCCGCCTGAATCCCCGCCGGATCCGTCGCCCCCGCCGGGGTCGACCCGGTAGCGGGCCAGCCGGCCCGCCGGCACTCCCGGAAAGCCCTCCGCCTCGAGGGTGTCAAGCGCGAGCGCGTCGACGATGCCGTCGTCCTCGAAGTCGACGATGTCGAGAACGGTCTCGGAACCGTCCTCGTAGGCGTTGACCGCGTGGAAGCTGAAGGCGTTGGGAGCCGGGACCGCGCGTACGTCGCCGGTCTCGCGGTCGACGAGCAGGACCCGCGCCCCGCTCTCGGGGCGCCAGTCCAGCATCTCGAAAAAGCCCTCCGTGAACGGGGAGAGCGCCCGGAGGATGGCGATCCGCAGCGGCGTCTCCACGAGCACCACGTGGTCGGCGGTGACCGCGCAGTCGTGGATGTAGGCGGGCTCGTCAGTGGGGATGGAAGCGACGAGTTCGCGCCGGCGCTCGCCGCGGGGGATGCGGTAGACGTGGTACTCGTGGGTCCGGCCGAAGGTGAGCCCGAAGCCGAAGAGGTCCCCCGAGCGGGGGTCCTCGCTGAGGTGGGCCGTCGTCATGTCGAGGTCGAGGCCGTCCTCGAAGGCGAAGTCGCCGCGGCTGTGGAGGCTCCCGGGGTCGAAGCTCACCCACCGGGGCACCTCCGTCAGCGCGACGTGCTCGCCGCCGATGCGGGCGACGTGGACGTTGGCGTTGTCGGTCGGTTCCGGGGGTCCGAGCCGGCGCAGCCACCCCAGGACCTTCCCCAGGCCGCGCTCGTCGGTCCCGAACTGCCCGGTCGCCTGCCCAGCCTGCGCGTCGGCGTAGGCCTCCGTGCGGAGAAAGCGGTTTGTGTACCGGACCTGGCCGTCCGCGAAGTCGTACTTCCGGAGCATCGCCAGCCCGTCGAACCAGTGGGTGAGCCGCTGACCGCCGGCGTCGAACTTTCCGGGCCCGTTGCGGACCAGCGAGCC
It encodes:
- a CDS encoding carotenoid oxygenase family protein; the protein is MPGFRSLDAEVENYQLPVQGTIPEWLSGSLVRNGPGKFDAGGQRLTHWFDGLAMLRKYDFADGQVRYTNRFLRTEAYADAQAGQATGQFGTDERGLGKVLGWLRRLGPPEPTDNANVHVARIGGEHVALTEVPRWVSFDPGSLHSRGDFAFEDGLDLDMTTAHLSEDPRSGDLFGFGLTFGRTHEYHVYRIPRGERRRELVASIPTDEPAYIHDCAVTADHVVLVETPLRIAILRALSPFTEGFFEMLDWRPESGARVLLVDRETGDVRAVPAPNAFSFHAVNAYEDGSETVLDIVDFEDDGIVDALALDTLEAEGFPGVPAGRLARYRVDPGGGDGSGGDSGGAVTRERLYDGGMELPTVPRAVRAREYRYAYGQATDREGANGLVKVDTKTGSAREWWERGVYVEEPRVVRHPEAGDPVEGGPGDGDAADGEADDEDWGDDEDRGVVLAPALDVDAERSMLLVFDARTLEELARAPLPHHHPFGFHGRFFPE